DNA from Leishmania donovani BPK282A1 complete genome, chromosome 34:
GCTTCTAGTTTTGCCTCTGTGAATGCATGTGCCTTGTCAAAATCACGGCGCACCTCATTGGTAAACATATTGTTCCAGTCAGTAGGCCAGAATCCTTCGCCCCTGCTTCTCCCGTTTTGTTTCCATATCCGCGAGCGGTAGAGCGAGAGGTCAGAGGTCGTTCGCACGCTGCTGGGCCTTGTACGGACTGGGCAAGTGGCCGCTGTCGATGAAAACGCGTCATGCCGTCTCCTGAGGGCCCAGGGGCAGGGCCGCGAGGTGCGCGTTCTCATGATCCAGcagcccaccccctccttgccTGCATGGCCTCTGGCGCCTATCCTGTCCTCTGCTTGCAcagcgtggcagctgcaatgcacacacacgcccctctcgctccctgcactctctcctcccctctcttcctgcagACGATGCGCCAGCTCAACAGAACGAGTGTTTCGGTTCATCGCTTCACCAGTCACCACCCCGACAGAGACCGCCACCGTTGTCAAGCATGTTGGGTGCACCGAGTCCGGCAGCAGACGATTTCAGACGCCGTCTTGCACGGCTTCAGGGGGTGAAGGGCGGACTAGGCAGCAGAGACACTAACGGGCCGAAGATCCTGgcagccctctccgcgccgaggGGCAGCACCATCCGCGAGAACCCTCAAAGAGCTCTGAAGGCAGGGCTGCCCGTCGAGTGGCTGATAGAGGGACAAGACAATGAGGTGCTCACAGGGGTGGAAGCTTGCCACGCGGGAAGACGACACGCCACGGGGCTGCCTTTTCCTCTGCCAGAGTGCATGCCAACGCAACTGTGctacacatgcacacggcCGGCAGCTTCTCGGTTTGAATGTCTTGATCGTGTGCATACGATGCTCTCGACGAGCATGCATCCAGCCGGCACACTGTCGCAAGGACCTTTCGGCTGTAGACGAGAGAGCGATCCTTCGTTATCAGATTCAGGGGGGTCCCTCACACTCCCACGTAGCTGTGCCGGGCCGCGGCACTCGAGCAAGGCCGCGCGGGAGGAGCTGACTGCGTAGGTTCGAGGCCTCACCACAACAGTGGAAGGACACGAGTCGAGCAAGAAGCGGATTAGCGGACTGGTGTGCGAGTGCGCCGGAGAGAGCGCCAGCGTGCCGCTCGGCAACGCGCGACCATCGGTAGGGAGCGCACGTGCTTCTCCTCTaccgcagcaccagcacggTGAGTGGAGGAGAGACAAAAAGGGGCAAATGCCGCACCACGCGGCCTCCGATATGGGGCTTATTTGCGACGGGAAaggcgtgcacgcacatgtTTCCAAGAAGTCACGTGTGGTGGTAGTCCAAACGGTTACCTTTGTGTTTGCTGTATATCTTGTGGGATGGCTTCCGGAGGAAGACGTCGCGCCTTGTCGAATATACCTGGGCGGCTCAAAGTCGCAGGCGATGAGTGCGCACTGAATCTCCCACCTGGAAGCGTAACAGCCTCTTCgcgcgtcgacggcgcgAGGAGTGAGCTGCACTCTATCGGTGTTCGCTTCCTATGCCTTTAGCTCACTTGCCCGCTTTCCATcctttctctcgcttctcgctgtgctgcgctgACACGCGCAGGTCTATCACACGCCACCactgctgtttttttttttggtttgcGATGCGATCAGGTACCGGCACACCTTACACACTTACACAGGGCACTCCAGGTGTATCCATGTATCAAAATGTGTCGCGGAGCGTATCGCCATCAGTCCGATCGCGCCAGGCTCCCAGGGTGGATCTGGAGACAatcgaggagctgcaagATGCGTGGAGCAGACGGTATGAGACACTGCGCgacccgccaccgccgccgcttctcaACTCCCCTCGCTCCCTTCGCGCCTGTGAATTGGCAAATGTGAGTCCGCAATCCACGTTGCAGAAGCTGTCGCTCAAACAGCATCTGTTTTGTGTCCTCGGCAACCCACACGCGCTCAGCTCGCTGCCCGACTCGGCTACCACAGAGTATCAGGTGCTGATGCAGTCCGCCTTGCGCAGCTTTAGGGAGGCTGCTGTGGGACTCGGCACGTCACAAGAGAAGCTTGCCGCGTTCATCGCCTTCACGAACCAAGAGAAGCTTCGCGTTCCCCAACTGGCGTCACTACGAGAGCTGCGACGTCAGTTGGTGGCTAAAGAAGCGATAGCCGAGCGAGGGCGTCATCACCAGCAGCCAGACTACGAAGTCTCGAAGCGGAGTAGCAACGCCTCCGCGGCTTGCCAGGATGCCGGTGACCAAGATGCACACCTTAGCAACCTGAGGAGAGTGAACGTGCTGCGTTCGTCGAAAACGGAAAAAAGTCTGCAACGGAGTAGGGCGTCCTCCCTGAGTCATCAGCGAGGAGACAGCACCACGGGTGCCCGAAAAACGCGTTTCCAGTCACCACGTTTCTCTCCGTTGGAATCGGTGTCTTTTGTCCAAGCAGAGGCAGCCAGTGACGAATATGATGAGGACATCCGCGGCCGTGGAGCGCGGGGCTTCGCTCCGACGCCTACTCCGTCTGGGAAGCTCCCCTACAAGCCCCGCGACGTCTACTTGCTCAACAGCAGCTATTTCGCGAACCGCAGCATCCGTAGCGACGGGAGTAACccgtgcggcgcaccgcttCCTACTTCGTCCCCTGGCACGCCGCCTCGATCGTGGGGAGGCGCCATTACCGAGACGGCGTTCGCGAAGCTGCCGGCTCCCTCACAGCAGCCGCTGTTAACTGTAGACTCCAGTCTCGGCTCCGTCATCGACGTGGACAGTGAATTTTCACTGGTTCGCGAAGCAGAGGATACCACTGATTCGCGCTCTGCTCCGAAGCAGGACCTCAGCATTGCTTCGATGAACAGCAGTCAGTTCGAGCTGCTGAACATTGCCGAGTTAGCGGCCTCATCGAGTGAGGCGGCCCTTGCTCAGCCATCGGCTgcgacggtgctggcggGGATCCGGGGAAAGGTGGCAGATGGGTCTCTATCAAAGCACACCGTGACTCTTTTTCATGATTCCAAGGAGAAGCAAAGCCGTggggctgcagcagcgactgcagcggaggaggtggctgTGGCTTCCTCAACGGCGTCTATCGCCGAGCGGAAGCCGGCGCCTTCCAGTCAGCCCTTGAAGCAGCGAGGGCTGTGTGGATACACAAATCATGGAAACTTCGCGTCCTTGTTGATCCCTAACGTGCTCGCTCGGCCTGTGTCGCTGCCGGCAGAGGGGAAAGTAGCGccgttttctttgtgtgtcgccgcagcggcgatcTCCCCTTCCGACAAAGAGAAGGCTGCGGCGTCGGAACAGCAGGAAGGGATAACCTCGACAACGGCAATTGCGATTGAATCTACTGACTCTGCGGagccagcagccgctcctgcacCATCGCGACTGCCTTTACCGCCTTTGATCACGCaagcagaggagagcgacggATTCGTGTACTACTGTGCCAACCCCTCACACAGCGTCATAGATTCCTACACAGGTAGGCGTAAGCTGCTCGCCGTCACGGTGAAGCTGtaggggggcggggggggtgCAGAAGGGAAAGTAAtagaaggagggagggggaggggcatcTGCGTGTGTGACTGTAGACAAAGCAGCCACCAAGCCGCAAATCCGCATGCAGGGTGTGGTCTTCCATCTCGGTGACGATGGCGAGATATGCCGGAATGAGCTCGCAGAAGAATGTAGGGACCCGGTCTGGGTCGCCGGAGACGAGGAGAGCAATGCGCACTAGCAGGGGCAGCACCCCTCGGGCACGTCTTTGAGGCTCATTTGTTTAGCTGCTAGTTCAGCGCCTCTCGTGTGCGCATCGCCTCAGCTCCTCTCTCAATATGTCTCTctttcgccctctctctcaccccaACGGCGGGTCTTTGTGTGTTGGCTAAGACAGTAGACGAAATCgttttttcgttgttgttgttttgtttgcATGCTAGGCAGTTAGAGTGCTGGCAGGTGCGGCCTATCCTCGGGTGCACTACAGACCCGCCGACTTAcccacagcggcgcgccgctcaAGAGGCGCTTTCCGCATCATTGGCGAATGACTGAAAGACGACAAAAGGATGGAGCGCAGAGACGCGTCAGCATTCGTCGCGGACACTGTGCTGCACAAACTATCGAAGTTTCATGCGAATGCAAGGCTATCAGCGCATGCAGGCAAGCATCAAGTGTGCCGCCTACTAGATATTCGGAACTGCACATACGTAAAAGCTGGTTGTGCTTTTCCTTTGCGATTGGTGCTAGCGCCCTTTCTTTCTTCTCTACTCCTCCATACTCTCTTTGCGCGTCCGCAAGTTTTCCTGCTGGTGGAACCATCGCTCACCTATTGCGTGTCCCCCGTTCTTGCGGGCTTCACCGGCTTCCCTTTGAAAAAAAGGTTAGACGAGCTCGCGGCTCATCCATGCGCGCGCCCCCTCTCGCACACACGGTCTCTTGCGCAGTGGGAGCTGCATCCATCACACGCACCGCTGTACACACGCTCACAGACACCCCTTCAATTGCGGATAGAGTTCGTGAGTCGCAACTGCATCACACAACGCGCGGTACTACCGTGCGCCTTTCGACGCGATTCCTTCTTCCACCTTTGTTCGTTTCACCCAAAGCCGACCATGAGCATCAACCCGACGATTGGTGACAAGGACATCCTTCAGCGGCGCACATCCGCGAATCCGAAGTACGATTCTgtgcaggcggtggtggagtcAGGCATGACCGCTCAACTCGCGGAGTACATGCGCAACATCAAGATCAAGACAAAGAGGCAGCCTGGTGAGTTGTttcagcggctgcgcgtcgATGTCATCGCAGCCTTCCTCAGCCGTCAGGAGCCCAAGTCGGTCCTAGAAGATGGTGGATTTGCACGGCCAATGGACGAGTACGGCGGTCCCGAGAACGCGGTCGACAAGGCCGCCATTAGCTACCTGCTGATCGACTGCCGGGAAGTGGAGCACTACGAGGCCTGCCACATCAAGACGGCGTTGCACTACCCAAAGATCAAGGTGCATCACTCGACCAATCCGTTTTTGCCAGAGATGTACGCCTACAAGAACAAGGAGAACAGGTATATCGTCCTTTACGACATGGAAGAAGAAGCCGTTGTGAACTTGGCCAACACGATGTTTCAGAAGGGGATCGACAATGTTGCCATCATCGCCGGTGGTCTGCGCGAGTTCGCGCAGGATTATGCCGATTTCCTGACGGCGCGCCCCCCTGTGCCGATCGTCCCCAGAGACTGGCGCATGAAGCGGCGGGCTGAAGAAGCCACGCAAGCGCGCAGCGAGGCCCGCACCTCCATGTCGCACAAGCCGAAGGGCTTGTCTAGCAGCCTTGCCCGCAGTAGTCGAAAAGGGACCTTCTGAGGTAGCCAAGTAGAGTGGCATCAGGGAAGGTGACTCACCTGGTGCCGCGCGGTTTGCCTGTTTTGCGCGCATGGCGCACACGGCTTGCCACGCCTCTTGTGCGTCAAGACACGGCCCCCTCTTTCGCCTCCCGTGTTCAAAGACAGGTTCGGCATGCACAAGCGTCCGTTCGCGTTTGGAATCAAGCATtagaaaaaaggggggaggtgCGGAAAGCGTGGGCCAGCAAACACGGAGAGAATGGCGGTGGTGTACTGCTGGAGACGAACACCAATGCCTCTTTCTCACtttcgctcttctctcttgctgccgGTGTCGTGCGCCTACCCGCTCTCTCGTCGTTGTTCTCTTCCTTGGCTTTGATATACtgtcccctccctcttgAGGCTTGCTCACGAGCCGCTGACGCGAGAAACCAAATGAAGCGCCTGAATGACTGCGGTAGGCCGTCCAAGAATGGAGGAACCCGTAGCCGTGAAGTGGCGTGGCGTCGTTGCCGTCCGCGTCGCGCGTGCTTTTGCTTTCGTGTTGCATGTGGCGGGAGGCGGCACTACGGTGCACCTTTTCAGGTCTACGTAGCTGCTCCATTTTGCTGCAGCACCATGCCCTCGCGCATAccttctcccttctttgATGCTTTCCCATGCCCCTCTGCTTCAACGGACATGTTTGGTCCTTTCTGCCGTGCGCTGCCCGCATATATCCGGTTatttgctgtttttttttccgtcaTACCATCTCGGCTGCATCCTCGTCGCCACGGTTTTTCCCTCCGCCGCCAAAGAAGTAGCTCATTGCGCGCGGTGCGGCTTCCTGCATACACCTTACTTTCCTTCACTTCCTTctcttacacacacacacacacacgcacctcctAAAAATACAGACCGGCCCACTCACCACATATATCTACACGAACTCATagccctctctctgctctgctcTACCACCGCTGTGACTGTTCTTGCTTCCTGTTTGAtcgcctcgctcgctcgctcgctctatctgtttctttttctgtaGTTGCTGTTACTGTCTTGAACCGCCATTGTTCTCTGCTCATTTCTCTCCTCTCACCGCGTtgccttttctttgcttggCGCCACTGgcttcttttttgtttcgtttgTTTTCGGTGTTGTCTGGGGTGGGTGTTGGTCgtcttgttgttgttctctgcGAACTGTCCGTCGGCGTTGCTCGCGGCACGTTTTCTCATTCACtgttcctctccctccctccttccttccctctctttcgcTCTGTTCTAGACACGATTGGCGGAAAGAGTAAACGGCCCTCCCCttcggaaaaaaaaaaagaaactcCGAAAAGCAGCAGTCATCCCTCCCTTGTGGCTGCCGAAACGCCGATACAGGCGTGGCAGTGGCTAAGGAGaccgcgtgtgtgtctctgtgtgtgcattcTGAACGCCATTCAGGATTGCACTATCTTGTGTGCTGGAGCTTGGCGTGTAGGCTCCCGCGTGGGCGACGGGGTATACAACGCGCATTTTGGTTTGCTATCCTCGTTCCGGCGAAAGAACAAGCTGACCCGTGTCTCGtgggcaccgctgcgcacTACCGGCTAAAGAAGTGGTGGTGAAAAAGAACGTCGTACAATGCGCGGGAGGTGCGGTAGAGAAGCTAACGTCACTCTCTATACCCAGTACGCGATCGcgcttttcttctctgcGTGGGGAAGGACTCAGGTGCACGTAACTTGCACAGACGACTTCGAACCCGCCCCGGAAAGCACCGCCGTCCTGTAAGCATCGTTACACAGGAACGAATCCTACGTGGAAGAGACGCCGTTCGGGTGTTGAACGTGCCCACGAACACACAACCATAGTGCTTCTTAGATTTGCTAGCGCAAGCGAGAATCGGAAAAATAGCAGGACAGTATCTGTTTTCGttctctgtgtttgtgtacAAATCCGAGTTTCCGCACGGTCTCGAATAGGCCCTCGCTTCCGGAGGCATTCCTTCGCCTCTATTTCCGGACGTGGTATAcgccttttccctcttgTGTGATTCCTTCACCTACTCGTGACGCTTTtttgagcgtgtgtgtgtgtgttgttttGGCATTGCTGCCTTCGCTTAATTCGCCGCCTCTTATACGGACCTGTCAGtcatacatacacacacacacacacaccttttttttgcgtgtctctctttgtttttgttgttgtcttgttctctctgcttctctcttgGAGTCTTGTTGATCTGTGTGCGTAGTTGAGCGTGCGCTCAGGTAACGGTTTtcgctgcctcctccctttcccctcccctccttgtTGGGAccaaaacacgcacacatacgcttATTGCTGATTTTTCCGCGTGATacccctcctctttccccttccctctcccctcccccctttaGAGATTTCTCACGCAGTCGGATCGATCTTCGTTGCCTTGAAAACGAATATCCCCATCAAGTTACACGGCATTCGTTTTGTGGTGTGCGTGGAGGTGTGTGTTTTCCCCCATTATTATTCGAAGGTGACGGAGCAATCAGGGTTCTCTCGCGCGGTGAGCAGGAACGTCGCACAGGAGCTTTCGTGCGTGTGGTTCTTATTCTTTCTGACGTGCTCTCACCTCACACCCCTCCGCTTCTTCCACTCGCTTCGCCGCGAGCACCtgctcgctttctctcccttcttcccGTGCCgttcgtgtgcgtctgtctgtgtgtgcgcgcgcatccgCACCATTTGAggctctcttccttttcttttgttttcattttcgtgcttctctttctgcacCTGCGAGGACGGATTAGCAGAGATACTTGCGAGCGTGCACACATACAAAGACGCGAGTAGACACCCAGTCTACCCCCTCACGTTTATGCAAGTCGATATCGGCAACAACACAGTCCTGCAGAACTTTAGCAGCATCGTCTCCAGTGCGGAGATTCGTCAGCTCAACGATCGTCTTCAGCAGGCCTacgccggtgcagcgccCGCGCAAGCTACCGCAGCAGGTCACCAGGAAGGCGGTGAACCTGGCACCGTGCTGTCCCAGCGACGCGTGTACCACAACGCTGTTGAAGGAGCAGCCGGTGCGCCGAGTAGCCACCCGAACGTTTCCCGCTTGCGTCGGCGCTCGTCTCTGAACCTGAGTCGCTCGTCCGCGGGATCGCGCCACTCGTATCACCACTACCAGGGTAGGCAACACGGCAGCACTccacgcagccgctccggGCACTCCCAGTCGCCTGAGCAGCCGGCTCTTTGGCCACAGCAGGCGACCCTCGGTGTATCGCATATCGCTGCAGTTACGCGGATAACCACCCCGGCgaacagcagcacggcggttAACAACGCGTCTGTGCCAAGCCGAGCTAACATTTCTGGCATACCTCGGATCCTCAACAGCCACGTTGTACAGCCGCCGCATctacagcagctgctcgcacCGCCGCAACAGACACCAGCGGCCTTCGGTGGTATAgggccgtcgccggcgcctaTGGCTACCGTCACTTCGACCCCGCATCGGCAACAGGGCTGGcccgacgcggcgcaggacAAGGGCGGGGCAGCCTCTCCGGCCGGAGCTGTAGACGGCGCGCCCGTGTGCGCCGGAGACAACCGTAGCAAAGGGATGTTCGGCAAAGAGGGCGACGGGAACTGCCGTCGCGATGAGGGCAGCGgcccgcacggcggcggcgatgcccgCAGCCGCAACTGCAACGATAAacccgccgcagccgccagccCGAAACTAGCACACACGAAGATTCAGGTAGGCATGCGCTTGCGTCGATGGATCATCATTAATCGCATCGGCGCCGGATCCTTCGGTGAAACGTTCACTGCCATGGAGGTGGACGGCccggccgaggaggaggatagTCTCACCGTAGCCTCGGAGAACATGAAGCTACTGGAAAATTTGCCCCCGGTAGAGGAGCGTAACGAGGTGTGCATTAAAGTGGagcaagaaaacaaaaatgTACTGCGACTAGAGGCGCTGGCCTTGAAAAAGGTGCAGCCGTGCCCCCAAGTCGTGCGCTATCTTGGTAGCGGCTGCACTAATGGAATGAACTACCTGGTGATGGAAAAGTTAGGCTCGAACCTAgccgagctgcgccgtcgaAGCCAGCATGGCACTTTCAACATCTACACGACACTCAAAGCCGGCGTCTCGTGCCTGACAGCGATCCGCGGAGTTCACGACCTTGGGCTGGTACACCGCGACATCAAGCCGTCGAACTTTGTTACCGGGCTGCCCGGCACTCCGGACCACACCACGTGCTACTTGATCGACTTCGGCCTCGcccgccgcttccgccgctCGAACGGCGAAATCCGCCCGCCGCGCGAAAACGCCGGGTTTCGTGGAACGAGCCGGTACGCCTCTGTCGCCTCGCATCACCACCAGGAGCTGGGCCGCGTAGATGACTTGTGGAGCTTGCTTTTCATGCTCGTAGAGTTTGCCACCGGCACCCTACCGTGGCGCAAGTACAAGGAGAAGGATGACATTGGGCGCTGCAAGGAGGAGTCCATCAGCCCGCATCTCGTGCGCAACCTGCCACGAGAGTTTCAGCCCTTCTTAGCTCATTTGCAGACCCTCCGCTACGAGGACGAACCGGACTACGACCTGCTCCTCACGCTCATGCATCGCGCGCTGGAGCGTCGCGGCTATCCGCCCAATAAGCCGGTAGAGTGGGAGATCGACTCGTCATTGGCGGACTCTTGCATAGACGCCGACGGTGCCCCTGTCGTGAACGCGGGTGCTGGAGCGGTGCAGggctcggcggcgcacctTCGCGATGTCGGCCCGGCACCTGACGCCGCGGGAAATGGGCATTCGATCGACGGCAACGCTAGTGGCAGACCGCTGCAACCGCCACCTCGTAGGGCAGCTCCACTGCCTGGCGCTGTAGAAATGGGTTCACGAGAGCTCCTGCACATGCCCCTGCACCCCGATGCGGCCCAACCGAACAGCGCTGCCAGCCGCGTAGGCAGCGGCAATGGCGCTGCAGGAAatggcgccaccgcgagtGGATACCCGGCAGACGCTCTGCATCCGCATAACAGCGGCACACTACGTGTGAGCGAGGTTGACATTGGCGGCTCTGGCGCTTGTCAGGATAGTATGCACGGCAACCCGCCGGTCGGGGTAGATGTTTCCGTGCAGAACCGTGGACCGCGCCCGCAAGGCGATTCTGTCGACATTCCTCTCACTACAGCGTGTCTTGCCGCCGAAGGCAGCGAGTCACCCCGCGCACAAGCCAGTTCGGGCGAGTACGACCACAACGAATACTCCCTGCGTGAAAACGGTAGCGGTGCGTATAGTCCCCCCATGGCGCCTGTTTCCTATTTTAATGCCGCGGTAGCTTCTGGCGCTGATCCGCCCGGCAGCTCCCCAGCAGCTGGGTCGCTGGCGAACTCAGCGCTGGAACCAAACAACGCTACTCACTGGAGAGAGACGGCCGCCGAGCGCAACGGGTTAAAGCGCCGATCGGGTCAACAGCAGCGCGAAAACGAATGCGACATTCCAGACATCACGAAGAGGGGGGCAGGCCGATGGCATCAGCACATGGTCGGCCCCACCGCCGATCTTGACGCCTCCGTGGCAGCAGACGAGCAAGGGGAGGCGCACTACGGTAAGGATGGTAAGGCGTCATCTAAGAAGAAGTTACAGTGCGAATGCGTTGTAATGTAGTCTGAGCCGCGTCGCTGATTTCAAAGCAGCGCTGGCCGCTATCCCGTACCCTCAGCCTTGTGTTTGGGCGGATGCTTGCGGGACATTAATATCCCATAGGAGCTTCTAGGTTGTTGTGCGGTCGAGATTGCATGTTTATGTGTACATGTGTCGACGCCGGCCCCCATCGCCGTTATTATTTGGTGTTGTTGCTGGTAGGCGCCTTTTGCATAGAGCAAAGCCGGAAATGGTGCGTTTccggcagaggagcaggaaAGCCGAACAGGAACTGGGACAATGACGAAAGGGCGTGCATACGAGTCGGCCAGCGAAGCAGACCAGAAATAAAAGGACGctgagaggaggagacacgAGCGGCCTTTGTGCGAATCTCTCTCCTTCAGAacctctgtgtgcgcgcatgtaggcatatatatatatatatgtatgtgtttACGTTAGACATTCGTCCCTGTCATTCACAGCAAGCACCACCACTCGCACCACATTTCTTTTCTTTATTCATgcgtatatgtgtgtgcgcttgcgtgtgtgctcttctttttttgctGTGCTGAGCTTGCTGGACTTGTTTGGCCCCCCCCCAGCGCCCTCTCGAAGGGCCGTTGAGGCGTACACCtgaagaggtggaggggaATGGAAGacgaaaaaggagaagagacATATCATAACAAAAATAGATGCGATAAACAACAATGTAGAGGGAAGAGAAtcggagagggggggggcgagtaAGAGGGCGGAAGGGTGGTCGGAGCAGTGTGCTTCGGTGAGGTGTCTGACCACGGTGTCTTTGGCGCCCGTTCACACCACCGTATCTGTATCCGCCCTTTTTTGCGTCGtttcctctcttttctccGCCTTAGTACTTCTGCGTTTGTGTTCCTCGcttttttctcgtttctGAATGCTGCTGTTTACTGGTAGCGTTTTCTTGTGTCTCCTTGCCACGGTTATAGTGTTTTTCCAGTGCTCCTCTGCGTCGTGTGtatgagtgtgtgtgtgtgtgtctacgtAAGTGTTTGTAcgcaccgcgccgctgtcctTTATTCCTCTATTGTCGCCATGTTCTTGCCGTTTTTTATTTTCGCTGCCATGCGTTCTCTGTTTACTTCTTGGGTACCATAGCAGCACGTACATCTGTTGTTCGGATATGGTTTTTTTCGAGGCTTGCGTTTAGTTGGATCGGCTGTTTAAACGGCCGCGCACccgtgagtgtgcgtgcatgtatTTGTGGTGGTACGAGTTTCGCGACGGTGAGCAGTCCTTGTAGTTGTAGAACACTCCAGCCTCGGCCCCGTTATGTGCATGCGATAGCGCACTGAGGAGTGAATGCAGCAAATACACATTTCTATGTGCAATTTTTTCTTCCGCTGTGGCGGACGTTGTCTGCTCTCTGCACATTGTAGAAGCCTCACGTTGTGCAGTTTGCGGGTCTCGCTAGCCACATGGGAATAagagggcgggggagaggaaCATGTGTCCTCTCGACACTGTTGCGCTTGACAAGCAAGTCTTGTCGATCTTTGTAAAGGCACAGTTGGAAGGTGCGCGCGAGTGCGACGCACGTTCTGTTAGTGCTGCCATGCCAGACCCAATGATGGCGGTGGGGAATAGGGGGCCGAGGGCCATGCGCTATTTTTGTTGCATTTCCATGAACTTCTCTTTTTGTGCTCTGGTTGTTCCAGGCGGTAGCTGTAGCactttgccccccccccctcctccactctCCGCTGTCTACTCCGTCTGTCATCTACCTCACGCCGCTTACCCTCCACTCATCATCGGCTTCTCTCGTCATTTTTCGCTTGAGTCGGTTTCGGTTTCGTCTTTGCTGTGTTTTCTTATTGCTTTTTTCCCTTCACCTTCTCCACTCCTTGTTTCCCTTCTTGACTCGCATTTAGTGTTGGGCGTTGACTTCACCATACGAAAAATGCAGGCGTGCATGTCGACTGcgtcttgtgtgtgtgtgtgtttgaggTGTGTGAAGCCTTTTTCGAGCCTCTGGGCTGTCTCTGCTTTGCTGTTGTGGTggctgccaccaccgtcacgACCATCAAGggcgcctctccctcttgctcCCCCCCCAGCGCTTTGTGGTTCGCTTAAGTTATttgtatacatatatgcacacatatatatgtgtgcatatatgtatattCCCTGGccgttgtgcgtgtgcgtgtttccATCATGTCTTCTGTgtgtcttcctctcttcctcttcagCTGTCTATAATCCTctcaacaacaacaaaaatgAACGACACTGCCACATGGTGATGGATAGCTCTCCTCTTTCAAGGCAACCAAACAAGGGAAAGGCACACTTATGGGAGC
Protein-coding regions in this window:
- a CDS encoding protein kinase, putative, producing the protein MQVDIGNNTVLQNFSSIVSSAEIRQLNDRLQQAYAGAAPAQATAAGHQEGGEPGTVLSQRRVYHNAVEGAAGAPSSHPNVSRLRRRSSLNLSRSSAGSRHSYHHYQGRQHGSTPRSRSGHSQSPEQPALWPQQATLGVSHIAAVTRITTPANSSTAVNNASVPSRANISGIPRILNSHVVQPPHLQQLLAPPQQTPAAFGGIGPSPAPMATVTSTPHRQQGWPDAAQDKGGAASPAGAVDGAPVCAGDNRSKGMFGKEGDGNCRRDEGSGPHGGGDARSRNCNDKPAAAASPKLAHTKIQVGMRLRRWIIINRIGAGSFGETFTAMEVDGPAEEEDSLTVASENMKLLENLPPVEERNEVCIKVEQENKNVLRLEALALKKVQPCPQVVRYLGSGCTNGMNYLVMEKLGSNLAELRRRSQHGTFNIYTTLKAGVSCLTAIRGVHDLGLVHRDIKPSNFVTGLPGTPDHTTCYLIDFGLARRFRRSNGEIRPPRENAGFRGTSRYASVASHHHQELGRVDDLWSLLFMLVEFATGTLPWRKYKEKDDIGRCKEESISPHLVRNLPREFQPFLAHLQTLRYEDEPDYDLLLTLMHRALERRGYPPNKPVEWEIDSSLADSCIDADGAPVVNAGAGAVQGSAAHLRDVGPAPDAAGNGHSIDGNASGRPLQPPPRRAAPLPGAVEMGSRELLHMPLHPDAAQPNSAASRVGSGNGAAGNGATASGYPADALHPHNSGTLRVSEVDIGGSGACQDSMHGNPPVGVDVSVQNRGPRPQGDSVDIPLTTACLAAEGSESPRAQASSGEYDHNEYSLRENGSGAYSPPMAPVSYFNAAVASGADPPGSSPAAGSLANSALEPNNATHWRETAAERNGLKRRSGQQQRENECDIPDITKRGAGRWHQHMVGPTADLDASVAADEQGEAHYGKDGKASSKKKLQCECVVM